The genome window GAGCTCGTCGTGCTCACCCGAACGCCACAGGGGTGGCGCATTTCGGCGCTGCATTGGTCCTCGCGGACCCGGCGCGCGCCGGGCGGGTGAAGGTCCTGAACGCCGGCGGCACTCGTATCCAACGGCGCACGCTCCCGTAGCCATCACGGTCCTCCCGTGCGACGCTTCATCCGCACGCGCGCGGCGAGCACCTACTTCGTGCGTGCGGGTGCACCCACCCGCCCGTGCGAGATGAAGACCAGCGGCACTTGAAGCACATGAAACGCATGCTGTAGTTGGGTCACGCCCACGTTCCTATTCCAGAAGGAGCGCGTTCGCAGGCCACGCGTTGTCGCAACGCGGCGGCGACCTGGATCAGGGAGGTGAGCGGTGGGGCGCCGGTCTTGGAGGCCCGCGCCCCACTTCGCTCGGAGCGGTCAGTGCCCGGTGCCCGCCCCCGCCATGCGCTCGCACGATTCGGCGCAGCTGCGGCACACGTCGGCGCACTGCTGCATCATGGGGTCGTCGCCCATCCGACGGCATGCCTCCTCGCATGCGCGACAGACGGCGGCGCACGCGCGGCAAGTCTCCGTGTACAGGCGCGAGCCGCGAAGCATGGAGTTCGCGCTTGTGAGGCAGATGTCCGCGCAGACCTCCAGGGTCGTGATGTGCTCGGGTTCGGCGTGCTTCCCGCCGAGCTCCAGACAGTGACGCGACGTCTCGGTGCAGGTGGCGGCGCAACGGAGA of Gemmatimonadetes bacterium SCN 70-22 contains these proteins:
- a CDS encoding ferredoxin; the encoded protein is MPHTISAEMRRCIDECLRCAATCTETSRHCLELGGKHAEPEHITTLEVCADICLTSANSMLRGSRLYTETCRACAAVCRACEEACRRMGDDPMMQQCADVCRSCAESCERMAGAGTGH